The Cyanobacteriota bacterium genome contains a region encoding:
- the gvpA gene encoding gas vesicle structural protein GvpA (There are 14 genes on the gvp gene cluster in halophilic archaea. The product of gvpA is a structural component of gas vesicles, which provide buoyancy to cells and promote flotation. It has been reported that the products of gvpAO and gvpFGJKLM represent the minimal set required for gas vesicle formation in halophilic archaea.) codes for MAVEKVNSSSSLAEVIDRILDKGIVVDAWVRVSLVGIELLAIEARVVIASVETYLKYAEAVGLTAQAAVPAA; via the coding sequence ATGGCTGTTGAAAAAGTTAACTCGTCCTCTAGTTTGGCTGAAGTCATTGATCGCATCCTAGATAAGGGCATCGTTGTAGATGCATGGGTACGAGTTTCACTAGTTGGTATTGAATTGCTGGCAATTGAGGCTCGTGTTGTGATTGCATCGGTAGAAACCTACTTGAAGTATGCTGAAGCTGTTGGCTTGACTGCTCAAGCTGCGGTTCCAGCCGCCTAA
- a CDS encoding AAA family ATPase — protein sequence MTTILRASPRRFVSTPAIERIAMRALRYLQSGFSIHLRGPAGVGKTTLALHLADLIGRPIMLLFGDDDFKSSDLIGNQSGYTRKKVVDNFIHSVVKLEDEVRQNWVDSRLTLACREGFTLVYDEFNRSRPEVNNVLLSA from the coding sequence GTGACCACAATTTTGCGTGCTAGCCCCCGTCGATTTGTCAGCACACCAGCGATCGAGCGCATTGCCATGCGAGCACTGCGTTATCTTCAGTCTGGGTTTTCCATCCATTTGCGCGGCCCCGCTGGAGTAGGTAAAACTACTCTAGCCTTGCACCTAGCCGATTTGATAGGTCGCCCGATTATGCTGTTGTTTGGTGATGATGACTTCAAAAGCTCTGACCTGATTGGTAACCAATCTGGTTATACCCGCAAGAAAGTCGTGGATAATTTCATTCACAGTGTTGTCAAACTCGAGGATGAAGTTCGGCAAAATTGGGTTGATTCTCGCCTGACGCTGGCTTGTCGCGAGGGCTTTACTCTTGTCTATGACGAATTTAATCGATCGCGCCCCGAAGTTAACAACGTGCTGCTCTCAGCCT
- the gvpC gene encoding gas vesicle protein GvpC, producing MGSLKDEWQQQRLQRQHDVVQRRQLVQDSLQATQVELQQQAQALRSDLMLFRANLTQSDVDRRHRAMADLAALRHDRVQLQHSVQQLLTALQAQRQVQASHQAQYLSTYVTNLRQQVQAFLQVQADERQQQAMVLMQQLDDYVRSLQQQSAEFLAATTAERMRMSQELRQDLQDFHGLLTSTVAVMRQTFQQQNIARQSEVQALAVQTQALLANFHDDRMLMQVQITKDLADFVDQLRTNVANAISQLHQERMVAAEQLAQELQTFRENLRAIVWGDGTTQPLPSPAVKPAAPKPSPLVAEPVAPVARSVAVPSAPAPVAAPVPQVSSPAPVEPEPVPVSPTPLAATSEQLTRTRVEQQVYEYVQAVQGARLTDIESAVGINRFQAVDALRSLMQRGAITQKDRVYLAQ from the coding sequence ATGGGTTCTCTGAAAGATGAGTGGCAGCAACAGCGACTCCAGCGGCAACACGATGTAGTTCAACGTCGGCAGTTAGTACAAGATAGCCTACAGGCAACTCAAGTAGAATTGCAGCAACAAGCACAGGCATTACGGAGTGACTTGATGCTGTTTCGGGCTAACCTTACTCAAAGTGATGTCGATCGCCGCCACCGAGCCATGGCAGACCTCGCTGCATTGCGCCACGATCGAGTACAGCTACAACATAGCGTTCAGCAATTGCTAACAGCACTGCAAGCGCAGCGTCAAGTGCAAGCATCTCACCAAGCTCAATACCTGAGTACCTATGTCACTAACTTACGGCAGCAGGTACAAGCGTTTTTGCAGGTTCAGGCCGATGAGCGACAACAGCAGGCTATGGTGTTGATGCAGCAGTTAGATGACTATGTACGGAGCCTCCAGCAGCAATCAGCTGAGTTTTTGGCAGCAACGACTGCTGAGAGGATGCGTATGAGTCAAGAGTTACGCCAAGACTTGCAGGACTTTCATGGGTTGCTCACATCAACAGTCGCCGTAATGCGGCAAACGTTTCAGCAACAGAACATAGCTCGACAATCAGAGGTGCAAGCTTTGGCCGTGCAAACCCAAGCTCTGCTTGCAAACTTTCACGACGATCGCATGTTAATGCAAGTGCAAATCACCAAAGACTTAGCTGATTTTGTAGACCAGTTACGTACTAATGTTGCTAATGCGATCAGCCAGTTGCACCAAGAGCGTATGGTGGCAGCAGAGCAGCTTGCTCAAGAGTTGCAGACATTTCGAGAAAACTTGCGGGCAATCGTCTGGGGAGATGGCACTACACAACCCTTGCCTAGCCCAGCGGTCAAACCCGCTGCACCCAAGCCCTCACCTCTCGTGGCTGAGCCTGTTGCTCCGGTTGCGCGCTCAGTTGCAGTACCATCAGCACCCGCACCAGTTGCTGCACCTGTGCCGCAAGTTAGTAGCCCTGCACCCGTTGAACCTGAACCGGTTCCAGTCTCACCAACGCCCCTTGCCGCTACCAGCGAACAACTCACTAGAACCAGGGTTGAACAGCAGGTCTATGAGTATGTTCAAGCTGTCCAAGGCGCTAGATTAACTGACATTGAGTCTGCTGTTGGTATTAATCGTTTTCAAGCTGTTGATGCACTCCGCTCCCTCATGCAGCGTGGTGCCATCACTCAGAAAGATCGCGTCTATCTTGCACAATGA